AGAAGACACGGATGCGGCCAGAGCGAACCTTGGCGAAAAGGTCGCTCTTTTGCTGGTCGGTGTTGGCGTCGTGAATGAAGGCGATCTCGTCGGCAGGAATGCCGCGCGCGATCAGCTTGTCCTTCAGGTCGTCATAGACAGAGAACTTGCTGTCGAGCGCCAGCATTTCGTCTGGGCTCATATTGTCCAACTTCTCCTGCGCCGCCTCGTCGCCCGCCTCGGCTTGATCCATCAGCTCGCGAATGGCGCGCGCCTCCTTCGCCTGCGCGTTCTTCGGCGTCGAAAGGTCGATAAAGACGAGTTGCGTCCCCTTATCAGCGTGCCACTTGTCGTAGATTTGCTTGATGCTCTTGGCCGCCTCGTTCACCTTGCTACCGGCGTAATCCGGGTAGCTCGGATCGATAAGACGCATATCGAGCGCCGCCTTGCGCGCGTCCGACATGACCTTCAGCATATTGTCCGCGCCCTTCTCAGGACGCTTCGGAAGATGGTCGGCGCGCCAGATGAGAGAGCCGTTCGGGTATTCGTCGGACTCCTCATTGGTTCCAGGCTTGACGATCGGCTGGCCGATGTATCCCGCCTGATCCTGGCTACGATCGACCACGATATTCTGCGGCTTGCCGCCCTTCACGCGCGGGACCGGGAGACGCTTGCCCTGCTCGGCGAGCTGAGCGCGAATATCATTCAGGCCGATCACGTCCGCGAAAGACGTGTAGCTCTGCATGAGTTCCGGCAGATTGGTGAACTTCGCAAAACGGCTGTTGAGCTTGTATTTGCCAGCCGGCGATATCTCGAATGACGAGACGATCTCGCCATACATGCGCGCCCAGGCGTCGAAATGGCTCAAGCCTTGCTGTTCGAGCGTCTTCCCGTCGAGATATCGCTGCATGGTGAACATTTCGGCCATGGTGTTGCTGATCGGCGTTCCGGTAGCGAACGTCACGTTGCGCCCGCCGGTCGCCTGCAACACCTGATCGACCTTGAGATAAAGATCGGACGCCTTCTGGCTTCCCTGCTGATTGCCGAGGCCGGCGACGCGCTGCATGGAAGTCGAATATTCGAGGTTCTTGAACTCGTGCGCCTCGTCCACGAACAATCCATCGACGCCAAGCTCGCCCCAATAGAGCGCATCGTCCTTACGGCCTGTGTCGAGAAGCTTTTTCATCTTCTCGGTCTTTTTCTGGATTTGCTCCTGTATCTGCTTGACGTTGCGGCCTTCCTTGCCTTCGGCGGAACGAACCTCTTCCTGCGTTTTGACGAGATCGGCGACTTGCTTTTCGATGAAGGCGATTTGAGCCTCTGGCTCGACCTCGACGCGGCCGAAGGACGAATGCGCGACGATCACCGCGTCCCAATCGCCGGTCGCGATGCGCGCGAACAGACGCTTACGGTTTTCCTTCTCGAAATCCTTCTTCGTCGCCGCGAGGATATTGGCGCTCGGATAGAGACGGATGAAATCTGCCGCCCATTGCTCGACAAGATGGTTCGGGACGATGAGCATGGGCTTCTTCATGAGCCCCATGCGACGGCCTTCCATCACCGCCCCGACGATGGTGAACGTCTTTCCAGCGCCGACGACGTGATCCAGGAGCGTCGTGCCAGATTGGAGGATGCGCCAAATCGCGTTTTTCTGGTGCGGGCGAAGCGATATAATGTCGTCGCCGATCTTCCCAGGGAATGTCAGGTGCGATCCATCGAACGTGCGCTGGACGTTCGTATTGAACATATCGTTGTAGATGCGCGAGAGGCGGTCGCGACGATCGTCATCGTCGAAAATCCAGCGCTCCCATTCGTCCTTGACGGCCTGAACTTTGGCGTTCGCCGCTTCGGTTTCCGCCTCGTTGACGACATATTTGTCGTCTTCGGTTTTGTCGCGAATGACCATGGATTTTTGCGAAGCGGCGGCTTCCACGATGTCGGCGACGCGAGCACGGCTAGTCCCCCATTTGACGCTCGCATCATCGCTGGCGACGCCTGATATCGTCCAGCGCCCGCTCGCCGGATTGTAGAACGCATCGGCGTTGCGCGCTCCGGTCATGTGCTGGACGAAGGCGCGCATGTCCTCGCGCGGCAACCAATGCGCGCCCGGCTTCACGGATATGTCAGCCGCCGCGATATCCTTCGGTTGCACCTGTTCGAGCGCGGCAACATTGCGCTCGAAGTCGCCATCGCTTCGCGCCTTGTCTCGCGCCTCGGCGAGCTTCTGCTTGACGTTGCCGGATAGATATTCCTCGCGCGTCACTAGCCCGCGAACGGGATCATTGAAAACAAGATCGCCAAGCTCTTTGAGAACTTGATCTTGCGGCTTGTCGTAGAGCTTCGACATATAGTCGAGATCGACACGGCCGCGCTCGGACAGCGACGAAACGAGAGCATCTTTCGCGCTCTTCGCCGTGACGGGCGGCGAGTAGGGGGCCTGCGTGCGGCGCGAGAAGACGGCCGCCTTGCTGGCGCTCGGCCCGCGCGGCTTTTCGCCCGTCGTCTTGGCGATGGCCGCCGAGACACCCTTGTCGTAGCCTTCTTCGAGCGCGGAAATCTGCGGCCACGAAGGATCATCGCGAAACAGGCGCTTGTTGGCGTCCGAATTGATGTAGCCGTGCTCGCCTTTAAACACGTCATAGACGGAGTTCAATCGGTCGCGAGCCGCTTCGATGCGGCGATCGTCCGCGGTCGGATCGAGTTGCAGGCGGCGAAGATCGGCGAAGTGATCGCGAACCGACAGCATTCCGAGAACGCGCGCCTCGGCCCTCTCGTTCGGGAATTCGACCGCCTTGCCGCGTGGCTCACCGAGCTGGTCTTCTTCGCGGACGAACGCTTTGCCGTCCTGAACAAACATCGATCCGACGCGAACGTGCGAGAGGTTGGCCTTGATCGGAATGGCTTCGAGCGCCGGCTGCACGTCTGAGCCAGTCATGATATTGCGCGGCAGGCGCTCGATGGCCTCGGCGAGAAGCTTCGCCGTATCCTGTCCTTCTCGCGGGATGAGTGCCGGATCGACCTCGCCACGAGCGCGCGCAGCATACATCGTCCCGAAATCGCCGAACTCGCCGAGCATATTCTCGGGATGCGCGGCGAAATATTCGTTGATCGGAACGCTGACGCCGTTTTTGTCCTTGTGGACGAGCGTTCGTCCCCACGGATGACCGGATGGGGCCTCGCCGTCCGCGCGCTTACGCAGGATCACAATATCCGTCGTGACTTCCGTTCCCGCGTTCTTCGCGAAAGCGTCGTTCGGCAGGCGAATAGCGGCGACGAGATCGGCGCGGTCGCGAAGATATTGACGCGCCTCATCCGAGCGAGCATCCATCATTCGATTGGTCACAACCATCGCCATGACGCCGCCTGGACGCAGGCCATCGAGCGACTTCGCGAAGAAGTAGTTGTGGATCGAGAATGACGACAAATCCTTGCGGTTTGGATCGTAGAGCTTTTCCGAGCCGAACGGAGGATTGCCGATCACCGCGTCGAAATAGCCGTCCGGTATCGTGAAATTCTGGAAGCCCATGGGCGCGACGATCTTCGCGGCCGGATAAAGCTGCTTGGCGATGCCGCCTGTGATCGTATCGAGTTCGACGCCGTGGAGCGCGGAAGCCGAGCGCATGTCCGCTGGCATGAGGCCAAAGAAATTGCCGACGCCAACGGATGGCTCCAGCACGCGCCCGCGATCGAAGCCCAGGCGGCGCAGAGCGCTCCACATGCCCTTGACGATCTCGGGGCTCGTGTAGTGCGCGTTGCGCGTCGAGGCCGCCGCCGCCTTCAGCTCTTCGGGCGAGAGGAGATCGCGAAGCTCCGCAACCTCCTTCTCCCACCCCTTCGAGGTTGAGCCGTCGCTGCGCTCGAACGCCTGCGGCAGGCCGCCCCACCCGACCCATTTTGCGAGCGTCGCCTGCTCGGCGCGCGTCGCCGGCCGATCATCGGCCTTCAACTGGCGAAGCAGCCGGATTGCATCGATGTTCTGGCGGAACTTCGTCTTCTGGCCGCCTTCGCCGATCCGATCCTCGTCGGTGATAGCGAAATCGCTCGGGCGATCCTGAGCCGTCGAGCCAGAGGAGGGCTCTACTCCTCCTCGTCCCTCAGCATCCGGCTCTTCTCCCGCGCGATCTGATTGAACTGCCTCGCGGCCTCGCTCGCCACCGGCGGATCGCTCTGTTTTTCCTCCGGCGGGAACAGATACCGCTCCCTCACCATCTCCCAGGCTTCGTGCTCCTTGAAGCCCTGGCTCTCCAGCTCGTTCATTTCGAGGTTCGTCTGCTCGGCCGCCTTCTTCAGCTCGCTTTCCAGCGCCCCTGTCCGCCTCAGTTCCGCGAACCTCTTCGGCTGGAACTCCTTCCAGTGGCTTCTGGCCTGATTGATCCAGTTTTGAAGGTTCATTGGCGTCGTCCTTGGCGAGAATTTTGTCGATATCAGCGGCTTCGACCTCAGCCGCGCTCGTCATGCCTTCAAGAGACGTGCTGCGTGGATCGAACTTGACGCCAAGATACCACGATTTCAGATATGGGCGAATGTTGTCGCCGAGATCGGAAACCATGGCTTTCGCGAAGTCGGAAAAAGCGCGTGCGCCGGCTTCGATATGGAAACCGGCAAGCGTGAGACCATCGATAATGTCGGCCGGGTCTATGCCGGAATTGAACTGGCCTTTGTGACGGTCTGTGAAACGCTTGCGCGCCGCCTCATAGGCTTCCTTGGTGAAGATGGTGTTGTCGGAGCCGAGCGGCTTTTCGGATGGCTTTTGTGGCTCCGGCGCTTTTTCTGGAGCGCTTTCGACCTTCTGCGCCGGCTGAGGCGCCGATGGTTTGAAATTTATCTCTGACGGTCCAGAAACACTTCCGAACAAATAATCATTCAGCATGTCTCTATCGGACATGGAAAGATTGTCTGGGTTCATCGACTTCAGGATTGTATTGCCAATCCACGCATCGCCGCGCGCCTGTGCCTCCTTGCGAGCCTCGTCAACCAGCCACTGATTTTGCCTGTCGAGAGTCGCTGTGCGCTTGCGTGGCGTCGAGACATCCGCCTTCGGTGCGGCGGAAAGAGCGCGCCCAGAAGTGCTGTATAGCTGCGCGCCAGACGACACTGTGTAGCGACCGGCGTCGTCGTTCAGTTGCGTGACGATCGGCGGTGTCAGGTCGATCTTCTTGCCGAGAAGCTCCTTGCCGGCCTCGACGGCTTTCTGACGATCGACATCGGCGCTCGCACCAACGCGCCGCAATGCATCGCGTTGCGCCTCTTCCTTGGTATCACCATATCCAGCTTCAACGGACCACGGCGCTAAACGGCGCGCTACGGCAATAAACTTGCCACCCTTTAGCTGCGCTTCACGCTCATTTAGTGTTGTTGCCGGATCAACTTGATATCCTTGTGGTGCGACAACACTTTCTGCTTCGACATTGGCGCTCTTCGGTGCGACCTCGAACTTGAACTTCCCGCTCTGCTTGATTTCGTGCGTGCCGCCGAGGCCCTTCTTTTCGATGAAAGCCTCGGCCTTTTCGCGCGTGCCGAACCATTTGCCCTTCGCCACATCACCGGCCGGCGCGCTCTCCTGCGAAGTCGTGGCGCTCGGAAATTCCTTGACGGCTTCGAGCGCCTTCTCGACCGGCGCGTCGAGCACGATCGCTTTGACAGGCTCACCCTCGTCCTTGGCTGCGAGCCACTGGTGATGACCGTCGATCACATGACCGTCGTTCGACACGATGACGGAACGATCGCCTTCGCTGTCCTTCGCCTTTTCGACCTTCTCCGGCGAGAATTCCGCCTGCGTTGGCTTCAGCTCGTCGGCCGGAACTTCCTTCGTCTCGTGGTCGATGCCTTTGGCATTGAGGAAATTCGTCAGCGCGCCATGATGCTCGGCGGCGACTTGCGGCATTTCGGCGCGTGGAACGCCGAGAGTGCCGGAGTCCTTGTCGAACTGGACAAAGCCATTCTCGGCCTTTGGAACAGCGGAGAACTTGCGACCGTCCTGTTTGACCTCGTAGGTGTCGCCAATGCCATTATTCTCGATGAACGCTTCCGCCGCCGGGCGCGCACCCCACCAATTGCGCTTGGCGTATTCGACTGCCTTCGCGCGCTTTTCGTCGGTGACGGGAGCAGAGGCTGGCTCGACTGCCTTCGGCGCTTCCGTCTGAGCGCCAGACCGCGCCTCGATTTCCGTCTCGACCTTGCGGCGCTCGACCATGAGCGGCTTCGTCCAGCCCTTGCCAGCCTTGGCCTGCGAGGCGATGAATTTCAGGCGCTCGCGAAGCTCCGCCTCGGACATTTCGGCGAGCGAGCGCTCTTGCGCACGCGGCGCGGGGGCTGTGGGAGATTTGGCGATAGCCTCGTCGCCGACGGATTGCTCTGTGGGCCTACGGGGCTCCGGCTTCGGCTCTTCGGCCTTCGGCGCTTCCTGAGTGGCGGCGGCCGGCACTTCGGCGATCTTCGTCTGGCCAGAGGAGATTTCTTCGTGGCTGACGAGCTGTTCGCCGCCGCCCTCGTCCTTGACGAGAATGCCGTCCGCATCCTGGCCGATGACATGGCCGACATGATCGCCGCTCTCATCCGTCACTACCACGCGCTTGCCGACGACATCGGCCGCGGCCGCCGCGTCTGGCGCGCGCTCTTCGAGAATGCGCGCGAGAGGACCGCCGCCGGTCAACTGCCGCATCGCGCGCGCGCTCTCCGCGCCGGGGGCGAAATCGCGCTGCATAGCGTCGGTGGACACGGTTCCTGGCCGCTCAAGCATCTGCGGAGGCGTATTGCGGCCAGCGACAGCTCCGGGGCCGAAGTCGCGGCGCATCGCCTCCGCGCTCGTCTCGCCCGGCTGGTTCATCATGAGCGGGCCGTTCTGCTCCATGGCGGCGGCCGAGACCGAACCGGGGGGCGGCGGCGTGTAGCCCATGGCGCTCGGATCGCGCGGCGGCTCCGGCGGCGTCGTGTCCATGTTGTGCGTCGCGCCGTGGAACGCGCCGCCCATGCCGGCACCCATAGCCGCGCCAGTCACCGCGCCGCCGAGCGCCTGGTTCACCACGTCGTCCATGAGCTGCTTGTTCGGGTCAGCCTTCTGGACAGCCTCATTCTGTGCGAGCTGTTGCAGGGCGCTCTGCGGAAGCTCCTCGGCGAGACCTTCGCCCGCCGCGCTCTTCGCGAGATTAGCCGCGAGGCCCTTCGCGCCGCCGCTCTTGCCGATATTTTTGAGGAATGTATCGGTGATGATCCGATCGCCCATGCCGCCGAAAGCTCCGGTCACAATACCGCCGGTGACGAAGGCGCGCGTCCCGAGATCACGGGCCAGGGCTTGCTTTGCCGCCTCGTCCGACATGCCGGTCTGCTTCAGCGCATTGAAGGCGTCAGACTTCTGGAGCGTTTCGAGCGGGATTTTCTCGATCTCGTCGCGCACTTCGCGCGCGCTCTGAGCGCCACCGAGCGCGCCTTCCGAGACTGCGCCGCCGACACCAGCGATTGTCGCCGCACGCGCAGCGGCTTCCGCAGCCGGGACGCCCTTCGCGATAGCCTTGGCGAACGAGACTTGGGCGAGCCGCATCGCCG
The sequence above is a segment of the Methylosinus sp. PW1 genome. Coding sequences within it:
- a CDS encoding PLxRFG domain-containing protein — protein: MVDFFSSPADRALEEANAGVERAKAAAGSVVGVRPQAPAQIDGDLVNDFANAAIAHQVPADALMAIAEHDSGFDQFSRSRGPGDKTRGIIKMSDRDVAENKGSNPYIPAHAIDVAARKMRGFLDSGMSVPDAVKATKFGPDKDQWGPEAEDYANGILSRSQHFADTYFPEPAPQPAPAPAAPPPATFGDNARDAALNVALGVNMGVQDLNELSHKLMPKFAADFVDWADKSIGGKTMEERGKEISDHLMEKLSPQMRSASQKKWWDGDKGALGDAWGDWRAYMGPILQSLPETVLTSGPAMRLAQVSFAKAIAKGVPAAEAAARAATIAGVGGAVSEGALGGAQSAREVRDEIEKIPLETLQKSDAFNALKQTGMSDEAAKQALARDLGTRAFVTGGIVTGAFGGMGDRIITDTFLKNIGKSGGAKGLAANLAKSAAGEGLAEELPQSALQQLAQNEAVQKADPNKQLMDDVVNQALGGAVTGAAMGAGMGGAFHGATHNMDTTPPEPPRDPSAMGYTPPPPGSVSAAAMEQNGPLMMNQPGETSAEAMRRDFGPGAVAGRNTPPQMLERPGTVSTDAMQRDFAPGAESARAMRQLTGGGPLARILEERAPDAAAAADVVGKRVVVTDESGDHVGHVIGQDADGILVKDEGGGEQLVSHEEISSGQTKIAEVPAAATQEAPKAEEPKPEPRRPTEQSVGDEAIAKSPTAPAPRAQERSLAEMSEAELRERLKFIASQAKAGKGWTKPLMVERRKVETEIEARSGAQTEAPKAVEPASAPVTDEKRAKAVEYAKRNWWGARPAAEAFIENNGIGDTYEVKQDGRKFSAVPKAENGFVQFDKDSGTLGVPRAEMPQVAAEHHGALTNFLNAKGIDHETKEVPADELKPTQAEFSPEKVEKAKDSEGDRSVIVSNDGHVIDGHHQWLAAKDEGEPVKAIVLDAPVEKALEAVKEFPSATTSQESAPAGDVAKGKWFGTREKAEAFIEKKGLGGTHEIKQSGKFKFEVAPKSANVEAESVVAPQGYQVDPATTLNEREAQLKGGKFIAVARRLAPWSVEAGYGDTKEEAQRDALRRVGASADVDRQKAVEAGKELLGKKIDLTPPIVTQLNDDAGRYTVSSGAQLYSTSGRALSAAPKADVSTPRKRTATLDRQNQWLVDEARKEAQARGDAWIGNTILKSMNPDNLSMSDRDMLNDYLFGSVSGPSEINFKPSAPQPAQKVESAPEKAPEPQKPSEKPLGSDNTIFTKEAYEAARKRFTDRHKGQFNSGIDPADIIDGLTLAGFHIEAGARAFSDFAKAMVSDLGDNIRPYLKSWYLGVKFDPRSTSLEGMTSAAEVEAADIDKILAKDDANEPSKLDQSGQKPLEGVPAEEVRGTEADRGAGKRAEEGGRADEPRNERAGEPGLQGARSLGDGEGAVSVPAGGKTERSAGGERGREAVQSDRAGEEPDAEGRGGVEPSSGSTAQDRPSDFAITDEDRIGEGGQKTKFRQNIDAIRLLRQLKADDRPATRAEQATLAKWVGWGGLPQAFERSDGSTSKGWEKEVAELRDLLSPEELKAAAASTRNAHYTSPEIVKGMWSALRRLGFDRGRVLEPSVGVGNFFGLMPADMRSASALHGVELDTITGGIAKQLYPAAKIVAPMGFQNFTIPDGYFDAVIGNPPFGSEKLYDPNRKDLSSFSIHNYFFAKSLDGLRPGGVMAMVVTNRMMDARSDEARQYLRDRADLVAAIRLPNDAFAKNAGTEVTTDIVILRKRADGEAPSGHPWGRTLVHKDKNGVSVPINEYFAAHPENMLGEFGDFGTMYAARARGEVDPALIPREGQDTAKLLAEAIERLPRNIMTGSDVQPALEAIPIKANLSHVRVGSMFVQDGKAFVREEDQLGEPRGKAVEFPNERAEARVLGMLSVRDHFADLRRLQLDPTADDRRIEAARDRLNSVYDVFKGEHGYINSDANKRLFRDDPSWPQISALEEGYDKGVSAAIAKTTGEKPRGPSASKAAVFSRRTQAPYSPPVTAKSAKDALVSSLSERGRVDLDYMSKLYDKPQDQVLKELGDLVFNDPVRGLVTREEYLSGNVKQKLAEARDKARSDGDFERNVAALEQVQPKDIAAADISVKPGAHWLPREDMRAFVQHMTGARNADAFYNPASGRWTISGVASDDASVKWGTSRARVADIVEAAASQKSMVIRDKTEDDKYVVNEAETEAANAKVQAVKDEWERWIFDDDDRRDRLSRIYNDMFNTNVQRTFDGSHLTFPGKIGDDIISLRPHQKNAIWRILQSGTTLLDHVVGAGKTFTIVGAVMEGRRMGLMKKPMLIVPNHLVEQWAADFIRLYPSANILAATKKDFEKENRKRLFARIATGDWDAVIVAHSSFGRVEVEPEAQIAFIEKQVADLVKTQEEVRSAEGKEGRNVKQIQEQIQKKTEKMKKLLDTGRKDDALYWGELGVDGLFVDEAHEFKNLEYSTSMQRVAGLGNQQGSQKASDLYLKVDQVLQATGGRNVTFATGTPISNTMAEMFTMQRYLDGKTLEQQGLSHFDAWARMYGEIVSSFEISPAGKYKLNSRFAKFTNLPELMQSYTSFADVIGLNDIRAQLAEQGKRLPVPRVKGGKPQNIVVDRSQDQAGYIGQPIVKPGTNEESDEYPNGSLIWRADHLPKRPEKGADNMLKVMSDARKAALDMRLIDPSYPDYAGSKVNEAAKSIKQIYDKWHADKGTQLVFIDLSTPKNAQAKEARAIRELMDQAEAGDEAAQEKLDNMSPDEMLALDSKFSVYDDLKDKLIARGIPADEIAFIHDANTDQQKSDLFAKVRSGRIRVFFGSTAKMGAGTNVQNRLVALHHLDAPWRPSDLEQREGRIIRQGNELFARDPDNFEVEINRYATKQTLDSRMWQTIESKANFIEQIRKGTGERSVEDVAGEAMNSAEMKAAASGNPLVFDEMELRQKVRKLTNEEYAHRQDQYRVRDAIKYNESSNKHDSKFLADMIADRTTERPEKFEVKIRGEVFDKRREAGERILDEAKALDDAGGNAVKIGSYGGFGLTLARVSAPKSYVLVASAKGEYESSVFNLNSADAQGVAQRIINMLPNETEIYKTERQIESRARMVENMKGQVGEWTKRAELDETKAKWNEVIGKLKHKKPAEPKASIGAEPGNMTAADLRDHLVRGKDGPLIQKLLSSGRIVLHDTAEQLPGSAPANAQGMTTADGTIHLAAGNLTPETARAVLLHEAFHAGAEALTGARGWKSLMERVQTAVDNAMARGDGEGFWADAIEQARASGGRLAEEAAAYAVENYERAPAGIKDVVDRLIGLAKAWAVRAFGRQFGSVTPAQLRALAVSALRSVTDSPEPTIPGPGGSRYSIASPKDIAADAHGLFKKAADAASDFLTSVMVGAKGSTDQVGKFSALALVPTRPLFLELAKGLPSAKHYISTKQAMDQFRNTLAEEADGLLQKWFSYARNNKEENTALMDLMHESTIAQADPSKEWSGQEGMTPADRDDMRRFRPGSERYEAALKKQNEDAARKAAWGELKTRYDAMSDVSKQLYNDVRDAYEKRADESEAEVIANVQKALDRTVRRAEQIHSDEMQRITDEGLVGRERDAAKDAADLALAKARTVARRNRAARIKKMREMFEANRLTGPYFPLARFGNYFVTVRDGEGKVISFSRFESRGEQRKFAEEMEKTPGYRVEQGLATVKSEVERALDPKFVAEVDALLEGAGAPDDLRDKIWQKYLETLPDLSIRKNRIHRKNRLGFDTDALRAFANNMFHSGHQLARLRYGMELQEHIDSAGREVKEADDPIRAGAVYNEMVRAHDFAMNPQGEPWAYRLSSFAFMWTMAFNLSSAIVNLDQAWTKGIPNLAYDEETNAGLRRAASENARALRDVLVGRGFIENASTLTDDERKAIRAGYDLGVIDKTQAHDLANVAESGIDYNPIRHNIMKAASAPMHHTERLNREVTFMAAYRIAKAAGLSQEKSIAKAADLTWMTHFDNQSSSKPRIMRSDIGRAAFALKAFQANILFRLFRDMHQTLRGADAETRKAAIGRIASTMLLTAGAAGVRGAYFYSLVMMMAGAFLGGDDPDEELRKWVLEHTGDTMVGRAVGGMIMDGAPGYITGTALSDRLGLADLWFRANNRELNADQQWASWLEQLGGAPLSLLHQVYQGGSEIVKGNIVRGVEKMAPAAVRNIAKAGRYAVEGVQDKNGNPVVENVPIQDVIKQAIGFTPAEISDQYARNTFQTNTQTRIHGEKSAALRAAGRARLSGDQDAIAAAQKKVDAYNAEVPEARITPKSIMQEAKRFRKKHDRMELGVDLDPKLEDRIKEETAPSIYRR